ggatgacaaagatatggaccggacacgcccatcaatggactatcctttaacgtctaagtgtgaccttgacctttgagctacggacctgggtcttgcacgcgacacgtcgtcttactgtggtacacattcacgccaagttatttgaaaatccatccatggatgacaaagatatggaccggacacgcccatcaatgcactatcctttaacgtctaagtgtgaccttgacctttgagctacggacctgggtcttgcacgcaacacgtcgtcttactgtggtacacattcatgccaagttatttgaaaatccattcatggatgacaaagatatggaccggacacgaaaattgcggacagactgacagaccgacagacagacggttcaaaaactatatgcctccctttgggggcataaaaatcaaacacAATGACAACTTTGTAGAAACATGAATGCCTGGTTTTCAAACTTTAGAAgatgaaaaaaaggaaatattttgcattttaattttcGTAAACTCTTTGATCAAATACAAACTTGCCCATCTGGAATATTCTAGTCTGATTTGCTTAAATTACTGATTAATTTGTAGAATATTTTGCAGATCTTTAAGAGTATTAAGATAAGCCAAGTAATAAATTATTCGTTtacactttaaaataaaatacatgttttacctaTTTTAAAGCAAGTTTTAGCAAAATAATGTACATACTTCATAAGCAACCAATGCATGTAAGTGTCTAAACATGTTTAATTTATCCTTGATCATTCTATAATCTCTGGCAGTGGGATCATCAGGTTCACGTCTGTCACTGAGATATCTGCGTAAAGCTGGGTCTTGTTTGCTAGGAAGTGCTTGATCTTTCTCCCATAGCAACTGTTGCAAAGATTTCTTTCCAAAAagctgtaaataaaattaatcataaattctGTCATAGCAAAGGAATTGAAATAAGACATCATGTAAAGCATTACTGCTTGAATCAACAGTTGGTGAAAAAGCTGTGTAAATCTATGGCCCAGGAATCTACTATAAAattgatttctaaatattttgcttttacaaCAACTTAGATATACTCAATTAAGGATTCAGATATACTTAATTACGGATTCAGCAGCAATTACAGCCAAAAGTAGATAAGATATAGCACAATTCCCTGGAAATTTACAATAGAAATACAAAATCTTGTCTTGATGGAAAGTTTAAAACTGCTATAGGTGATGTATGACTCTTGCAAGTTTCTGTTGTCAGTTACTGTCTTCTTTAAAAAgaatgtattgtaaatattttcaccAAGAACTTAGAAAGATATTGGCAAAGAATCTTCTTAATAGgtaattaataagatattaaataGGTAAATTAAGCAGTAGACAAGGTTTTAAAAGTTATCATTATAAAagtcatatatttattttcactaatgaaaatttaagaaaaaaaacatacccTTATAGTGACTGACTTTCTCTGCTTGTACTCTTCACCATATGAAATCTTCACCATTCCTGTGTATATAGGTTGCCTTGGTGACCTTGGGCTAGCTGATGTACTGAGAGACAATGTGTGATGGCTGTGACGAGGTGATGTACTGCTGGAGGACTGTTGTAACAATTTTGTCTCATGTTGTTGCCTTTGTACTCTGTCCTTTAACTGCTGGATTGTCtgtgaaattatatttatattcaagTAAATAGTTGTAAATGGTACTCATTATATATACTGCCATAAATTGCATTTATTACTTAGTTTATATTGTTGTCACTATGCATGTCAAGTCCACTAGAGATGATTCTAGTCTGTCAAAGACAGTGCTTCAAGCTTGGCAAATTTTCTACCAAAGGTCAAACTACCTCCCTGAAATATGCACCctttttaatatcaatttaaacaatttatgaCATCAGCCAACATCTCAATTAACAGAAACAGCTTTTTGTATTAGTATGCAAGTTAGTTTTTATACCTATAGGGGaatgttttgtttcttgttaTAGGTAAAGATATAAATGCTGCAAATAGTTGTACCTGTAATGGCTGTAACAGTGACAGGTCAGACCTGGACTTAACAATAAGCCTTTTCTCCACTGCTTTCACAATACTGAACTGATTCTCTTGTTTCTCTGTGACAACTTTCAGTAAATCTTGCAACTGTTCACTGCTGGGATCTTCCTTCACTTTCATGTCTAATGGTTTTTGTACCCGGTCTAATTCATCCTAAAAGTACATTTTGCagagaaagaaaatttaaaaagatggtaattgttttttaaagatactATGCTTACAAACTGCCTTATTCATCTTAAATATTACACACATAATTATTATAGTACATTGTTGTATAAATTATCTAGAAGATATTCTAGAAACAGATCTGGTATTGACCAATCTTTGGTAGTTTGTTTGAAATCAGAGACCCTAGTTCCTGTGAACTAGTCTAAACAAGAATTATTCGTAAAAATACTTACAGGACCTTGTAATCTGTCAAATATTCTTTAGACTGTAACTTTTCCAATGACCTTCCATTTCTTTTCCTGTACAACACTTGGTTGTTAAATATGTACAACTAGTACAACTGTAAACATACCTGTGAAGCAAGAAGTTTACTGATTATATCATATAGCATCTGTTTTTCATGAACATTCTTTGCAACCTTAGACAGTCTATCTGCAGGTGTTGGTTGGTCAAGACTAAGCATAAGCTTCTTCTGTAATGGTCTCACTTCAGAATGATGTACTTCAACctgtaatgtataaatataaaatatctacaGAATAATATTGTGAAATCCTGTGATTCCCTTCACATGAAATTTTCTGGTTTTGGCTCTAactgtggggatatgaatttatgGATATCAacatttgaagataaaatgaatagaaattttgTTGTGATTTAAATTTGCAGAGTAACACAATCATAGTCTGCAAAAATTAGTCCACCAAGAATGAAAATAATGTCCCAAACCTATATGACAAAAAATACTGTAACAAAATGGGTCAAAATCTTGAAAATGACGCACCTTTGGTTCTAACTGCTATAACTTTTTTTCCAGTGAAGTTATGGTAAGACAGTTAACTTGCAGATTCCAGGGGAAAATCAGTGACATTATAATGCCCGAAATGATTGTCATTGTTCAAGAAGAAATTTAAGGTATAGTATCTATCTTCAAAACCTACTGTCAGACTATTTCTTCGTTTGAAGAAAGactgtttttaaatattaacCATTCCCAGTGATTTCTGTTGCTTATAATCTCTGGGCAAAAGAttcaaatttcattcaaacttgtCAATGCCATTTTTGAGCTCATTAGAAGTGAATGCAAGGGAGCTAAAGAACATCCCTGATAATATCCATCAATTCAAAATTTTACACACCAAATCATGGCATCAATTGTTAAAAGCATCATTGAATTCTGTATAGctcttcatttatattttatctaatacAATTATAACAAACCTTCATTGCCCTTTTCAGCATGACAGTAATAGCAGCAGAAACATCCTTTGATGGATATGAAGGTAGAGGTGACAGATCTAGAGATACAGAATCTGGTCTTGATGGGTCCCTTCTCTTCAAAAGATTTTCTGTTGTTCTGATATTTTTAACTGTGTCATGCTGGAGCTGCTCAGTttcctttttcagttttttcagtAACATCAAGTCCGAACCTCCGTTTACTGCTTCTGTTACAATTTTGTCTTTTgcgatttctttaattttttctaaaataccaTACTGTCGCGACAAAGCTTTCCAACTTTTTATTAACATTGGGCTGAGCAGTGTCTTCCTTTCAGCTTTAATGTCCCTACTTTCTTTGTCAATAATGTCCATTATTTTCCTGCTGTCCTCTTTAACTCCTTCCACAGCTTTCTGTACAGATTCCTTGGAAGGTTGCTTTCTTATGCCATGAATTGGAAATGGCTGTTTCAGATTTAAATCTTCCAACACCTGAAGTTGTTTCACATGGATCTTTACCATTGTGGCTAATCTTTCCGCATTCTCAGGGGAAACATGTAAATTCATAGattttctttccttttctgcATCTATAGCAATGGCTAACCTTCTTGCAATTTCTTTGGCTTTCATCACCAGATCCTCTTTTAGCTTCACAAGTTCCCTCTTGAGGTTGTCAGTCAAATTATCTTCTTGTGTTTTTAAAGAGCTTGGGTCAATTGTCCTTGATTTCTTTTCTAATGACTTTATATCTTTTTCAAGATCTATAAGTGCTTGCTTTTGGTGCAGGAGAACTTCCAAGACTTTTACCCTGAGCATTTTATCAAGCTTGCTGTTCTCTAATAATGATACATCAAGTTTGTCTTTTACATCTCTGGACACttcatcaatttcttttatcTGACTCTTGCTGCTGTCAATACTTCTGATAGTCCTTCCCTCCTTTAGTTCCTTAGACATTGTCTTGGAAAGGGAAATCAACTTTTGTTCTAAATCTAGTAACTTAGAATGCAAACTTCTATCTCTTGGTTCTATTTCAATTCTTGATTTCTGCAATTCTGAAGACTGTTTGTCTATTGAATGTTTTCTTTGCTGATCCTTTATTCCTTCCAAATCATGTACCtgttcttttaattttgtctcCAATTCACTCTTTTCACTTTGCAATAATACAGGTCGCATTTTTTCTGCAGTCAACATCAGTTTTCTATAagtcttttcttttattatgagTAAATACAAAACTTGAACCGAGTCTTCTGGCTTTTGATCTCTTCTTAAAGTTTGATCAAGCTTTTTGCTAACTTCTTCTGTAACTAATTTAGATCGTTTTAGAATGTTTTTCAATGTCTCTAATAGTTCTTTTATCTTCTCTGGGTATGCAGGTTGTCTACTCAGCTTTGCTACATCTCTGAGAATTTTCCTTTGTTTCTGTACAGCATCAGTCAGTGGTTTGGAATCCGGGTTGACTGAATTCTGGAGTACATGGTTTACTGAATCTTCAATGATATCATCAACACTGTCTGGTTTCTGTATCTTCTTTATGTGCTTGGCTGCAAGTCTGATAACCTCAGATCCTAGATCCAGAAGAGAATCCAATTCTTTTCCATCCTCAGGGACAGATATTCTGATTTTTTCCTGGACCTGTTTCTGATATTCATTATCTAACAGATCAGATGGTTCTAAGTTTCTTTCAGGCAGGTCTAGTCTTATGTCTGTTACCATCTACAAATAAAAGATTTTCTTTAAGTAACGGATTAAACCATCATTTACTTTTGTCAGCCTTataaatacaagagggccatgatgaccctatattgcttaTAAggttttttagctctggcagccatgttttatgacaaaaatgGAATAACTTGCAAAATCTTGCTAGATATTTCTAGTTTTTAGCTCTGGCAaaccctatgtgcaaccaagtggaatcatttgaacaactttggaaaaGGAACACCCAAGGAACATGAAGGCATGAGCTAGTAAACAATAGCAAAACGTATTATATTTCTACATTAACAcagttcaaaaaaaaattctgcagttGCAAAATACACTGAACATAAAGGCATTGCCGGTATTGCGAATATAAAAAAAGTGTTGCAAATCGATGTACTGCAAAAGTTTCTTAATGTTGAAATTATGTTATTAGtattaatttcagttttaaattaaaatgaaacatttacctTCCATGGTTTATCTTCATCAGGTCTTGGTGTCCTTATAAGTTCTACTGTATAAGACACTTTTCTCTCAGAGTGCTGGTACAAGGTAGATAGCTGCACCTCATGTTTAGGTTCTGGGCTGGAACCTGCAATTCTTACAACCAGCCCACACTTGATTCCAGCCTCAAGGATATCTGTTTcctttgtaaatttacttttcagGTATTTAATGGATAAGTCCCTAACTTCCAGGTCAACAAATTGTTTGGCAGCATCATCTCTAAAATACAGTTATTAGAAATATCAAGACATAAATCTTCAAGAACTAttataatttctgttattttcttatttctaatataaattCAAACTATCagaccaaaatgtttttaaacaactCAAATATCAATGAATAATGCTATTAAAGGCCTAAAAAGTATTAGTTAGAGTAATGCTCCCAAAATCAGATAGTGGTGTAGTTAGGCCTTTTTAACAAAACATCAGAACTGCCATTGTTACTTAGATCAGAAACTAAAATTATTGGTGTTATATTTATGTAATAGATTGTACAAACAAGTAAAGAGTCCATTTGCATTGAAAACTCCCTTTTGACTAACTTAAGAAACATGCTCCAAAACTggaaaacatttagggtaggggtTTTGCTACTCTGGGTCAGATTGccctaaaaatgtttggaaaactTTCTCTTTCTTTATTTACCTTCTATTGGCATATAGAGctcttaaaattatatatatttgataaataaactTCTTTGATCCATCTTAGCCATAAGATAAATCACCTTTCTTCTGATGAGTCACTACTTGCTTCCCTAGAACTTGGGTCTCGTTCTTCCCTTGATCCTTTGGAAGATGGGAACCAGCTGCTCAAAGAAAACCAGCTAGACCCACCCCTAGCTTCATCACTCTGAAGGGACATGGCTGAATCACTGTCTTTAAGATAAAGGATatgttaaaagtattaaaaaaatatatcagttcaATTTCTAGTGGCATTAGTGAAAAGAATTTACTTGAGATTTCCCATCAGTCTTAAACTATGtcttaaagtagttctgcatgtttgattaacCGAAAGTAATGGCATAATGGATAAAGCCTGGACTAGGCATATGGAGAAGAAAACCATTTTATAAAAAAGTGGCAACGTGTGAGTAAAACTGATAAAACGACAAgacgaaatatgatattaaaattttgatatgttaaataaTTCCAGATAATGTTTCAAAATCAACTGGAATGTGCGAATCTCTTTATTCAGGtcaaattaatatcttaaaaacaagcacatggaccagccatattatagaccatatgttaagttataattttgagaagttttattgaaatctacattgtagaaaaaattctattcataaaaatgacatcaaaattgtgattttcccatagaccatGTCAAATTTTGCTTTCAGTTTGAACTGAGCATGAAGAACTAGCTTAAATAAGTGAAAACtatttaaaatgcacatttaatgTTTAATCTAGATTTTTCAAGCAAATGcaaaaatataatgaaagtaCAATGTAACAAGTCTAGATCATTTAAAAGCCTCAATCTGCTAATGGCAAGTAGACTCTGCCATTCTAGACCTgcaataattatttctttaaagtgAATCATAAATGTACAATGTTCAGGTAAAAAAATGAGTGCAACTTAATTTCATCTGAGAAGTCCCTTCAGGTTCCAAGAGTATCAAATTAACTTCCAAAATGCTACATTATCATTGCTTAATTTAATATTTAGCCAAGAATCAATCACTCAGATGTTAGAGTTTTAATCAAATGTATAActggtatgtacatgtatttcaattgtCAGAACCATAACTGCAATATCAACTTCCCTACCTCTAACATGTTGCATCTGTATATTGAGGCTAGAGCCTGGCAAAGGCTCATACCTGACATGGATCACCTGCTGTCCACTCATAGGAGGTAGTGGTATGGACTTATCTTTACGTATGCTTCTCATGCCAATCATTTTAATGCTGCGGCCAAGAATATCTTTACCAACTTCATATGAGACCTGATAATTCAGATGGAATAAAACTGGCcttttataatgtatattgtaTCAACAATATTgtctttacttttttttatttatatagtaAAGCTAAATGTTTACATCAGGAAGGGAAGTATAATGCATTATAGTCCTTAATTTCATTAGCAGATGAAAGCTTTCCTGTTATTTCAAACTGCTTTTTTACATTGTAGGTATATGTGATAGATATTCATTTCTAGCATACAGTATGTAATTTTGTCCTatcaattatgttttaaataaaggTGGAATAAACCCCTCCACTGTCATTCCAATAGATATTTaccaattcaatatctgtaataGTTTACAAAAAACCTCACTTACAACTTTAGAGTCAACACCATCTATTATAGTTATTTCCTTCCGTTCAGGTGGTATGGGGTATTTATCAGCTGTAGGAGGAAGTCTTCTAATCTCTGTATGAGCATGTGATTCTAACTTCAGGGGTATTAACTCTTTCTGTAATGAATAACATTAAAACCTGgcattaatatatacatgtagcgcTAGAGTGCTGGAACCAGTACTGCATGTATTCATGTGTTGGGTATAAATCTTGCTGATTGGCACTTTTCTCTCTATCTTTCAAAGTAATCAAATTATTACTTTTACACTTAGGTGGAATAACAATCATTTGAACTTTTAACGACGGATACAATAACCATGTTTTTCCTTTGACTAAAAGATTACTGGAAAgattgctttgtttgtttgttttgggtttagcgccttttttcaacagtatttcagttatgtaatggctggcagttaacctagccagtgttcctggaccagtacaaacttgttctctgcaggtaactgccaacttccccacttgaatcagaggtggaggacaaatgatatcagacacaatatctttaacTAGAACACATGCCCCGCTCTGGGATCAACTCACGACCCAGCAATCCGTAAatctacgctctccctattgagccaaGCAGGAGGGCCATTTGCACTTCCTCAATAATAAAGCTGAcactaaaaatattattatatgatTATTGGTTCAGATTTTCCTGACCTATGTCATTagtttaaaagtaataaaagtaagTTTCCTGGAAAACATACAGCTTTTAAAAAGTATTCCTGACAATGCTGTGCTGTGTAAAGGGTATGTAATTAATGAAAATATCACAAGAAAGTTCTGTGCTTTCTTTGTAGAGAATTATTCAACTTGAAATTTCACTGAGCACTGGTTTAACCACTCTTATTTTTAATGACTAATCGTAAATCTGAATTTCAATCAGCTTTTGTTTCCatcatttttatttgtacatTCAACAGCAATTCTGACACTACTACAAAGAACTTGCAATAATCTAATCTGTAACAAATATTCCATTGTGTTGTTTTTGAGGGAATGGTGGCAGGGTCTGTTAGGAGAAGGAAATCATATTGTAACCATTACAATCAGGAAGAATTGTATTGcaatataaattgtatatattcataaatgttaCACTTCAGAAGAAAATGGTTTACGTAAGTATTAAATGTTCTGACTGGAATATCActgttaaaaagaaatattttcttcaaaaggaAAAATGGAgtgaaaacatactttttggaatAGGGATGGCTGAAAAATTAAACACTGCCTTTCTAATTAAAAAACCTAGACATATAGAAGTAATGTAATAAACCTTTTTAAGATCAACATATTATATCTTTTTACCTTAAATTTCATCTGATATGATACATGAAAAGCACCTGTTGATTGTCAGAAATGTTTCATAGGGAACTGATCTTACCGATTTTCATCGCAAAGCGGCACGCTTCGTGATGAAAATCAGAATTGATCCCTCAACGGTAACATGCCATATAAACAGAATGAGATAtactattgaattaaaaaatgtggtcttccagcacgtgcacagagcgtctgacttcggatgtTTTGGAAGAATAcactttttccttgtgcgtaataagcgtccacatagcttgtccgaaccgcaacatCTTGCACATCAGAACAAATatgtgcagtattgttttttattccaaaatctacattaattttaaattgatacaaatgcATATTTCTATATTACTATATAGTTGTTAAATAATACCTCATCTTTGAGTTTGATGAGAAGTTTGGAATTCTCTGGATCAACATTGACAGACAATGATAGAGGTACATCTGTGTAGACTTTCCCTTTCACAGTTACACCACATCTTATATACTTCATATCAACTTCCATTCTCCCTTCAAGCTCTATCAAAGCACTGCAATTTATTTTCAGTAGAGTTATTGATATAATATGCTTGCCAACCACACCATACTTATTATAAGATATTAAATATGCAGATATATACCTTTAAAGATATATACCTTTATACTGCTGTTGATGTTACCTTCCAGAAATGCTGAACAATAACTCAAATGAAGATACAGATAAGGCTGACTTCACAAattagacataattatataagtaAAATAATGAGAAATGCAACATTAGAAAACTTTTCTTATTGAAATACTAAAACTGGAGAAACAATCATGAAAACTGGACTACAAACACAACTAGAAgacgcttttgtagaaaagcataTGTCTCCACCAAAGCATAGTATTAATAGGCaataagtcaataggggacaggagcgaaaatcaaagagacactgatggttggcttagtgactcaaatgcaatagggatcatctattcaGCATGTCtgatcatcccatgaagtttcaacattttgggtcaagtagttctcaagttattgattggaaacagttttccatgttctggcccctgtgaccttgacctctgatagAATGGTGCCAagataaataggggtcatctacttggcatgtccaatcatcccatgaagtctGTATCAAGTAATTCTCAAGTTACGGAtctgaaacagttttccatgttctggcccctcggaaatggttttccatgttctagcccctgtaaccttgacctttgatcgagtaacccccaaaacaataggggtcatctactctatagtCCTATCACCCTTGAAGGTTCTGAGTCAAAtggtctcaagttattgaccagaaactgttttccatgttctggcccctgagaccttgacctttgatcgagtgactcaaaaatcaataggagttatctactctgcatgtccaatcatcctatgaagtttcgataTTCTGAGTCCAGTGATTCccaagttattaatcggaaacaGTTATCATGTtctggcccatgtgaccttgacctttgagtgaccccaaaatcaaaaggggtcatctactctgcatgtcgagtggttctccagttactgatcggaaatggttttcaatgttttggcccctgtgaccttgcctttgattgagtgaccccaaaaacaacagaggtcatctaGAAAGTTCTggttcaaatggttctcaagttactgatccgAAATGCGTGTGAACAAGTTCAGTTAACATAATTAAAAGCTTTATAGTAAAAGCTACTTAAAGcttttttctaatttgtttttgCTATGATGGTCCCAAAATGCATAACCATTGGAGCAAACTTTCAAGTGGTAAAATCAAGTGTGCCAAAAATCAAGTTTTGTCAATGAATCTAAAGGTAGAAGTTGTATAGAGAGTTTTCAGCTGCAGCAGCCCATACCTGATGTCAAgccaaaacattcaaataaaattaacaaagattcatttagaaatgctacagactaagttaaGCTAagatctttcaagcagttcatgagaagaacttgtttgaaggtttttctatttttagctcttataAGCAGAACCATCTGATCAAAGTAGAGGGAGGAACACGCAAGGAGCTATAGaataagtttggtaaaaatctatCAAACAGTAAAACAGTAAATGATAGCAATGTATTtgaggtttttctatttaagcTCTGGCATTCCCTTAAAAGGGCCAAGTGGAACCATGTGAACAAACATCACAGTATCATGAGGATCCATCAAATGGCTCATGAGAGAAGTCTTAATACAGTTTTTCTACTTTTGACTTGCATGAACCCTTAATGGGGTCAAACAcaatcattttaaaacaaatgaggATGGTCTTATAATACAAGGATgctcctgaccaagtttcataaagatccatcaacTGTTTCATgcaaagaagtttttttaaagttttattttttttttatttttagctctcaGCTGTTAAAAGAGGCCAAGCAaaaccatctgaacaaacttgaaagaagACTTTACAAAGGTGCTTCaaaccaagtttagtgaagatccacCATCTgtttcatgagaagttgtttgaactgttttttccccatttttagcTCTGGAGGCCCTTAAAATGGGTCAGGCAGAGAGCCTTACAAGGATGTTCCAGATCAAGTGTGGAATGGtccataagaagttgtttaaagtacTTCCTATTGTAGCTTTTGCTGCCCTTAAAAGGGGCTAATCTGAGCCAACTGAACAGACTTGAGAAATATTCATGCCAGAatgatacagaccaagttcaGTGGAATTCTGACCAGCAGTCtcagaggagatgtttaagtaaTCATGTTGATTCAGGATGATTGCTGATGGAAGGTGGGTCAttcaacaatattatatttatctaaataaatCTTTTTTACCTTGGTCTAACTTTCAGTAATGCATCCATTTTACTGATTAAGGActttttcattgaatttcttGGATCCGATGTGAGCTTTAATTCTCCATCAATTTTCAAAGTAGCTCGTTTGTCGACATGTACTTTCAGTGGCAGACCCATGTCTGTTGGTACTGACATATGTAACAGTGGAAGAACCAATGACTTCTGGCTCTTCAGTAAACTTTTCAAATTGTCTAAAAGGCTCAGTTTCTCTTTGAGGCTTTCCAACATCTCATTGTCACCAGAACCTGAAGGTATAGTAAATTTGACTGATTACTGTGCCAACTACACTGTTTAAGGTGGTGTATAATACTTTATGAAATTGTATCtgttaaaagctttaaaagtttgtgtattttttcatatttagtgGGTATAAAAACCTACACTCAACCTATTACAATGTGAAAACTGTTCCTTTTTCATCAGTAATAACGTCACAGATTGGCAAGTTTGGCCATAGAACTACAAAACATTCATTTTAGCATTGGTAGTGTATGTTCCTTGCTATACCTTAGCATAAAATGGTCTTCTTTGactgaaaaattcaaatcattgtGTATGTCAACGTAATGCCATAAACATATTCCTCAGAAATAAAATATCCCAAACAAATGAAAAAAGTGAAGAATATGTGACCTGCAGACATAAGACCTAACATGGTATTTGTTTTTGCTTTCTTTGGTTTTAATAGCTTTTTTCCACAGGTAAAAAATATGGCAGTAAGTTATCTTAAACAGTGTTCCTAGACTCTTTGATAGTAATTCTTTG
The sequence above is a segment of the Mercenaria mercenaria strain notata chromosome 3, MADL_Memer_1, whole genome shotgun sequence genome. Coding sequences within it:
- the LOC123525183 gene encoding uncharacterized protein LOC123525183, translated to MFQLLVVTAGLTLANCQESPRIIETSYKDGKEYIYDYESQVLSGLPQGAKTWSGLKLQSQVLIQTDSPWKVKLQMRSPRLYKVNDLLDSQDPTKEMLPVELFKELLDDESEDMKLHLLKPVVFSYVRGHIEDLTTEEDDPEWSVNIKRGMLSLLEINFNERQSLTKDVPVLLSDSEPKVYKVIEPSVVGECETRYRVQPERSEEDVPSMSVQKLRDYNRCLEKVVLTQDILNGRACDLCNKLEQLNHVSAQSSVKYHLLGSPDKFIILNAMSESQYSFIPYSTEAGSMSTFSNQTLTLVDSRPISDQIKEPRSPLHHDRPLKAKTQDSESSPLSPRTLKLKKEEKTELKKKIEKVLAGIEQLMKDQVNEEVGELLSELTRLLKKMDKHSLNSLFDDILRDPMKLPKSRKVVVDILPSVGTYPAVDVLLERIENEDIPKDSAPLAFMTLSLLPKPDVFIVKRLMDYVEKKQMKEQVDDRMLHRSAWLTLGSLGDKMIQVSMSSMKDKDSEREIVDQLRSESNDRQIRKKLDKRLEEIDNKRLQTKELYTTAKKKIIEMVQKLYENDNEDCKRLAVKVMANLQYEEFSPTLETLVKDMEKPELARIDALDSLLYIVKENSEKVEKIFLPLSMDRRQPDIIRMIAFNVVAFASHHRSAMEMIVKSLEDDPNDNVGNYVYSALLEFSKLSTPCDELKELAENSSLAQRYAKKSPHPNRKSSVYAGSSYDELLRIGHTYLSAMMYSPMERSPSYYSAGYTVSLLGKSSDVLQVTYSGKGLDSVLDKLLTASADTSLETVLKTVLHPRQRRSTVSDYEQKIKDIKEKIGVKTREPEKPEHYFGVRLFGHVLIYFDASSLLTSPVETSSGDNEMLESLKEKLSLLDNLKSLLKSQKSLVLPLLHMSVPTDMGLPLKVHVDKRATLKIDGELKLTSDPRNSMKKSLISKMDALLKVRPSALIELEGRMEVDMKYIRCGVTVKGKVYTDVPLSLSVNVDPENSKLLIKLKDEKELIPLKLESHAHTEIRRLPPTADKYPIPPERKEITIIDGVDSKVVSYEVGKDILGRSIKMIGMRSIRKDKSIPLPPMSGQQVIHVRYEPLPGSSLNIQMQHVRDSDSAMSLQSDEARGGSSWFSLSSWFPSSKGSREERDPSSREASSDSSEERDDAAKQFVDLEVRDLSIKYLKSKFTKETDILEAGIKCGLVVRIAGSSPEPKHEVQLSTLYQHSERKVSYTVELIRTPRPDEDKPWKMVTDIRLDLPERNLEPSDLLDNEYQKQVQEKIRISVPEDGKELDSLLDLGSEVIRLAAKHIKKIQKPDSVDDIIEDSVNHVLQNSVNPDSKPLTDAVQKQRKILRDVAKLSRQPAYPEKIKELLETLKNILKRSKLVTEEVSKKLDQTLRRDQKPEDSVQVLYLLIIKEKTYRKLMLTAEKMRPVLLQSEKSELETKLKEQVHDLEGIKDQQRKHSIDKQSSELQKSRIEIEPRDRSLHSKLLDLEQKLISLSKTMSKELKEGRTIRSIDSSKSQIKEIDEVSRDVKDKLDVSLLENSKLDKMLRVKVLEVLLHQKQALIDLEKDIKSLEKKSRTIDPSSLKTQEDNLTDNLKRELVKLKEDLVMKAKEIARRLAIAIDAEKERKSMNLHVSPENAERLATMVKIHVKQLQVLEDLNLKQPFPIHGIRKQPSKESVQKAVEGVKEDSRKIMDIIDKESRDIKAERKTLLSPMLIKSWKALSRQYGILEKIKEIAKDKIVTEAVNGGSDLMLLKKLKKETEQLQHDTVKNIRTTENLLKRRDPSRPDSVSLDLSPLPSYPSKDVSAAITVMLKRAMKVEVHHSEVRPLQKKLMLSLDQPTPADRLSKVAKNVHEKQMLYDIISKLLASQDELDRVQKPLDMKVKEDPSSEQLQDLLKVVTEKQENQFSIVKAVEKRLIVKSRSDLSLLQPLQTIQQLKDRVQRQQHETKLLQQSSSSTSPRHSHHTLSLSTSASPRSPRQPIYTGMVKISYGEEYKQRKSVTIRLFGKKSLQQLLWEKDQALPSKQDPALRRYLSDRREPDDPTARDYRMIKDKLNMFRHLHALVAYEDSLPNYVKELMWKLREMLKLKLHNKVELIMPDDTNMKNKVEIKAELSQDDRWTDVEIKSPSETTRIRNIPTPGIVKRVSLSDSIAHTALSSISTRHLPASCEITPYRVKMLSGKTVEVNLRNQHVKVF